The Fusarium keratoplasticum isolate Fu6.1 chromosome 8, whole genome shotgun sequence genome includes a region encoding these proteins:
- a CDS encoding Multifunctional tryptophan biosynthesis protein has protein sequence MGSADVIDHSPHQADPSPPIPTASNLILIDNYDSFTWNIYQYLVLAGATVTVYRNDKVTVEELVAKKPTQIIISPGPGHPESDSGVSRDVIRHFAGKLPIFGVCMGLQCIFNVYGGEVSSAGEWLHGKTSPLTHDAKGVFAGLNQGVPVTRYHSLAGTHVTLPDELEVTSWVAKPDGSPGVIQGVRHKKYTIEGVQFHPESILTEGGRAMITNFLRMQGGTWEENAEFQKSAAAKEKDSEAPKPKKNNILQRIYANRKAAVDAQKQIPSQRMQDLQVAYDLNAAPPQIPFVSRLRQSPFDVSLMAEIKRGSPSKGIFALDICAPAQARKYALAGASVISVLTEPEWFKGSIEDLRAVRQVLDGMPNRPAILRKEFIFDEYQILEARLAGADTVLLIVKMLETELLERLYKYSLSLGMEPLVEVQNAEEMTTAVKLGAKVIGVNNRNLESFEVDLNTTGRLRSMVPETTIICALSGINTHDDVLMNKKDGVNAVLVGEAIMRAPDASVFISQLCSGSEPPATTDVPSSLYVKICGTRSAEAALKAAESGANFVGICLVPGAKRCISHETALAISEAVHSYSSTQKYETQVAQVDNKARDFFASASARLRSPRTQLVGIFQNQPLSEVLEKQKQYNLDLVQLHGEEPLEWASLIPVPVIRCFKPGQVGVGRRGYHTIPLLDSGSGSGKLLDVSNVKAVLEEDPELRVFLAGGLNPDNVAEAVKALGPLAERVIGVDVSSGVEEGGKQSLDKIVAFIKAAKEIR, from the exons ATGGGCTCTGCAGATGTCATTGATCACTCACCGCACCAAGCGGACCCTTCGCCTCCCATCCCAACAGCttccaacctcatcctcattgACAACTACGATTCTTTCACCTGGAACATTTACCAATACCTCGTTCTTGCTGGTGCCACGGTTACTGTCTATCGAAATGACAAGGTCACGGTAGAGGAATTGGTTGCCAAGAAGCCTACAcagatcatcatcagcccTGGACCTGGTCATCCCGAGTCCGACTCTGGAGTGAGCCGCGATGTCATCCGCCACTTTGCAGGCAAGCTCCCCATCTTTGGTGTCTGCATGGGCTT GCAATGCATCTTCAACGTCTATGGTGGAGAAGTCAGCTCAGCTGGGGAGTGGCTTCACGGCAAGACTTCGCCCTTGACTCATGATGCCAAGGGTGTCTTTGCTGGCCTCAATCAAGGTGTACCAGTCACTCGCTACCATTCTCTTGCAGGTACCCACGTTACCTTGCCCGATGAGCTCGAAGTCACTTCTTGGGTTGCCAAGCCTGATGGCTCCCCTGGTGTCATTCAAGGTGTCCGCCACAAGAAGTACACCATTGAGGGTGTTCAGTTCCATCCTGAGAGTATCTTGACTGAAGGTGGACGAGCCATGATCACCAACTTCCTTCGCATGCAAGGAGGCACCTGGGAGGAGAACGCCGAGTTCCAGAAGTCAGCCGCcgcaaaggagaaggactcggaggcccccaagcccaagaagaacaacATCCTGCAGCGAATCTATGCAAACCGAaaggctgctgttgatgcccAAAAGCAGATTCCTTCTCAGAGAATGCAGGATCTTCAAGTTGCCTATGATCTCAACGCCGCCCCTCCACAGATCCCCTTTGTTAGTCGGCTACGACAGTCTCCTTTCGACGTTTCCCTCATGGCTGAGATCAAGCGTGGGTCTCCGTCCAAGGGTATCTTTGCCCTTGACATCTGTGCACCCGCGCAGGCTCGAAAGTATGCCTTGGCCGGAGCGAGTGTCATTTCGGTGCTCACTGAGCCCGAGTGGTTCAAGGGCAGCATCGAAGATCTGAGAGCTGTTCGACAGGTCTTGGATGGCATGCCTAACCGACCCGCGATTCTGCGAAAGGAGTTCATCTTTGATGAGTATCAAATCCTTGAGGCGCGATTGGCCGGTGCCGATACTGTCCTTCTTATCGTGAAGATGCTCGAGACCGAGTTGTTGGAGCGCTTGTACAAGTACTCGCTCTCCCTCGGCATGGAGCCTCTTGTTGAGGTTCAAAATGCAGAGGAAATGACAACAGCAGTCAAGCTTGGTGCCAAGGTCATTGGTGTCAACAACCGCAACTTGGAAAGCTTCGAGGTTGACCTCAACACCACTGGCCGGTTGCGAAGCATGGTTCCCGAAACCACCATCATCTGTGCCCTGAGCGGCATCAACACCCATGATGATGTCTTGATGAACAAGAAGGATGGTGTCAACGCCGTCTTGGTTggtgaggccatcatgaggGCCCCTGATGCCAGTGTCTTCATCAGCCAACTATGCTCGGGATCTGAGCCTCCGGCTACCACAGACGTCCCCTCTTCCCTCTATGTCAAGATTTGCGGCACTCGAAGCGCCGAGGCCGCACTCAAAGCCGCCGAATCTGGTGCCAACTTTGTAGGCATCTGCCTTGTCCCAGGTGCCAAGCGATGCATTTCTCACGAGACTGCTCTTGCGATCTCAGAAGCCGTGCACTCGTACTCTAGCACGCAAAAGTACGAAACTCAGGTGGCACAAGTTGACAACAAGGCCCGAGACTTCTTCGCTTCCGCCTCTGCCAGACTCAGGAGCCCTCGGACTCAGCTCGTTGGTATTTTCCAGAACCAGCCCCTGAGCGAGgtcttggagaagcagaagcagtaTAACCTCGACTTGGTGCAACTCCATGGTGAGGAGCCCCTGGAGTGGGCAAGTCTCATCCCCGTGCCTGTCATCCGATGCTTCAAGCCCGGCCAAGTTGGTGTCGGCCGTCGTGGGTATCACACCATTCCCCTGTTGgactcgggctcgggctcaggcaagctcctcgatgtCTCGAATGTCAAGGCagtccttgaagaagaccCCGAGCTCCGGGTCTTCCTGGCTGGTGGATTGAACCCTGACAACGTGGCAGAGGCTGTCAAAGCTTTGGGACCTCTGGCTGAGCGAGTGATTGGTGTCGATGTGAGCAGCGGCGTGGAAGAGGGTGGAAAGCAGAGTTTGGATAAGATCGTGGCCTTTATCAAGGCGGCAAAAGAAATTCGATAG
- a CDS encoding BRCT domain-containing protein, with protein sequence MPPQIFKGRVLAAAGPLPGQLTVENLKRWALIRKGDFVDHFDEDVTHLLCTREQFDKRVPRVKDALKRGKRFHIVHCDWFEFSAVKNKRLPEKEFSMRNILAKQNAKRRERARIEKGKRDGEKFVNTNFYHIYRDRSNFVYQLDITRDNEAAGEFGQKYTLCLWESNAKPHLYWFTAKFTKRKGNSQPTYHRPSVCPDKWRPQMDLFMEFFRVKTGIPWEDRVTLAMTMPSSYFQYEPPTSGKPLGRRLRFDSEYCQQINAELRGLPWPPVEETEVKTPEEVDDPEPILEYEEGEGKAGEEDAASDEDDEAEQDSDMEPDEDTSQEGQYAAGDVEVEDAPSTLVSAIFDSTTATESTAPSSQSQESGCEQSPEHHVSEDAEDSKDMTFPTGDAESG encoded by the exons ATGCCTCCTCAAATCTTCAAGGGCCGTGTTCTCGCCGCAGCAGGTCCTCTCCCAGGACAGTTGACGGTAGAAAACTTGAAGCGATGGGCCTTGATCCGCAAGGGTGACTTTGTTGATCACTTTGACGAAGATGTCACTCACCTGCTCTGCACCAGAGAACAGTTTGACAAGAGGGTTCCCAGGG TCAAAGATGCGTTGAAGCGTGGGAAACGCTTTCACATTGTTCACTGTGACTGGTTCGAGTTCTCGGCGGTCAAGAACAAGCGTCTCCCTGAGAAGGAGTTTTCCATGAGGAACATTCTTGCAAAGCAGAACGCAAAGAGACGTGAGAGAGCGCGTATTGAAAAGGGGAAGAGAGATGGTGAAAAGTTTGTCAACACGA ACTTTTACCACATCTACAGAGATCGAAGCAACTTTGTGTACCAACTTGACATTACACGCGACAACGAAGCTGCCGGTGAATTCGGACAGAAGTATACACTCTGC CTCTGGGAGTCCAATGCAAAGCCTCACCTGTACTGGTTCACTGCCAAGTTCACCAAGCGCAAAGGGAACTCTCAGCCTACCTATCATCGGCCAAGTGTATGCCCAGACAAGTGGCGTCCGCAGATGGATCTCTTCATGGAGTTCTTTCGGGTCAAGACTGGTATCCCCTGGGAAGATCGGGTGACACTTGccatgacgatgccgagctCATACTTTCAATATGAGCCCCCA ACTAGTGGTAAACCTCTGGGGAGACGTCTACGCTTCGATTCCGAGTATTGCCAGCAGATCAACGCCGAGCTACGAGGTCTTCCATGGCCCCCTGTTGAGGAGACCGAAGTCAAGACTCCCGAAGAAGTCGATGATCCAGAACCCATTTTGGAGTACGAGGAAGGCGAGGGAAAGGCGGGAGAGGAGGACGCTGCCagtgacgaggatgatgaagctgagcAGGATTCCGACATGGAACCCGATGAGGATACTAGTCAGGAAGGCCAGTATGCTGCTGGAGATgtggaagttgaagatgcccCGTCAACCCTAGTCTCGGCCATCTTTGACAGCACCACCGCTACAGAATCCACAGCCCCATCTTCTCAAAGCCAGGAGAGTGGCTGTGAGCAGTCTCCTGAGCATCATGTCTCTGAAGATGCGGAGGACTCGAAGGATATGACATTTCCAACGGGCGATGCTGAATCTGGGTAA
- a CDS encoding Pre-mRNA-splicing factor CWC21 yields the protein MSDNVGLSTPRGSGTSGYVQRNLAHIKPRDYGAPYPKDLDSLRHKQRQPDKGILEHDRKREVEVKVFDLRDQLEEEEVDEEEIDRRCDELRQKLLAEMNSGRRGAGPKKAFKQHQVHEMADAKIKESERLRKALKISADYEEGSHWKRQEERLRTALEKDDGEEKEKEREREPRD from the exons ATGTCTGACAACGTCGGTCTCTCCACTCCCCGAGGTAGTGGTACTTCTGGCTACGTCCAGCGAAACCTCGCCCACATCAAGCCCCGCGACTACGGCGCGCCGTATCCCAAGGACCTCGATAGCTTGCGACATAAGCAGCGACAGCCAGACAAGGGAATATTGGAGCACGACCGCAAGCGCGAGGTTGAAGTTAAGGTCTTTGATCTCAGAGATCAGCTAGAAGAGGAAGA AGTCGACGAAGAGGAAATTGATAGACGATGCGATGAGCTCCGACAAAAGCTCCTTGCCGAGATGAACTCCGGTAGAAGGGGCGCTGGACCCAAGAAGGCGTTCAAGCAACACCAAGTTCACGAGATGGCCGACGcgaagatcaaggagagcgAGCGACTACGAAAAGCCTTGAAGATCAGTGCTGACTACGAAGAGGGAAGTCACTGGAAGCGACAGGAAGAGAGACTGCGCACTgctctggagaaggacgatggtgaggagaaggagaaggagagggagagggagccGAGAGACTGA
- a CDS encoding Smr domain-containing protein, giving the protein MSIPMHRLGGRAFAHDDDDIEQEYDRLRDLARAEAEKRNDCFARSRQAYEDGDGAAAKELSNEGKAHAARMDDYNQQASDFIFRENNADGRVEPDAIDLHGQFVEEAERILEDRIRADQANGQTHLIAIVGKGNHSSGGVQRIKPKVEELCQELGLQYRTDEDNVGRIIINLQGGEPLPPSHGGGYSGYHGGHQQQQHHQQHHQPQQQENDEVGQFVEKQLPWLLQKLEKHCCVVM; this is encoded by the exons ATGTCTATTCCCATGCACCGGCTGGGCGGTCGCG CCTTTGCccacgatgacgatgacattGAGCAAGAGTACGATCGCCTGAGAGACTTGGCGCgagccgaggctgagaagcgcAACGACTGCTTCGCCCGC TCCCGCCAGGCCTatgaagacggcgatggcgcCGCCGCAAAGGAGCTCTCCAACGAGGGCAAGGCGCACGCCGCCCGCATGGACGACTACAACCAGCAAGCCTCCGACTTCATCTTCCGCGAGAACAACGCCGACGGGCGCGTCGAGCCCGACGCGATCGACCTGCACGGCCAgttcgtcgaggaggccgagcgcatcctcgaggaccGCATCCGCGCCGACCAGGCCAACGGCCAGACGCACCTgatcgccatcgtcggcaaGGGCAACCACTCGAGCGGCGGCGTTCAGCgcatcaagcccaaggtcgaggagctgtgCCAGGAGCTCGGTCTGCAGTACCGCACCGACGAGGACAATGTCGgccgcatcatcatcaacctccaggGAGGTGAGCCGCTGCCGCCTAGCCATGGGGGTGGCTACTCGGGGTATCACGGTGgtcaccagcagcagcagcatcaccagcagcatcaccagcctcagcagcaggagaACGACGAGGTTGGGCAGTTtgtcgagaagcagctgccatggctcttgcagaagctggagaagcacTGCTGTGTGGTTATGTGA